Proteins from one Mercurialis annua linkage group LG7, ddMerAnnu1.2, whole genome shotgun sequence genomic window:
- the LOC126655650 gene encoding cyclin-D5-1-like isoform X2: protein MSDFDHASLLCQEDEVSCFNETFQDLNSSYSSFVLESEEIEYIEKMVELETRNYSIHSSEDDDGYNCTETADFSWVKCARLDAIEWIFNTRAILGFHFHTAYLSVTYFDRFLSKRSIDDGKLWAIRLLSVACLSLAAKMEECRVPSLSEFPIEDYCFENKVIQRMELLILNTLDWKMGSITPFSYLHYFINKLYGQSSPKETISRAVELVLAVIKEISLVDYRPSIIAVAAVLAASDHPLTRPELEIKMKVISSWGSLDNENIYSCYIIMQEISMGKIKTPKELISSSIQSNSVSLGGGGIKRRLTYNDNDQNCPLKKISHQP from the exons ATGTCTGATTTTGACCATGCTAGTCTTCTTTGTCAAGAAGATGAAGTTTCTTGTTTCAACGAAACTTTTCAAGATTTGAATTCTTCTTATTCTAGTTTTGTTTTGGAGAGTGAAGAGATTGAATATATTGAGAAAATGGTTGAATTAGAGACCAGAAATTATTCTATTCATTCTTCTGAAGATGATGATGGGTATAATTGCACGGAAACTGCTGATTTTAGCTGGGTTAAATGTGCCCGATTGGATGCAATTGAATGGATTTTCAAT ACAAGAGCAATCTTGGGATTTCATTTTCACACTGCTTATCTATCAGTGACTTACTTTGACCGCTTTCTTTCAAAGAGATCCATTGAT GATGGGAAATTATGGGCAATTAGATTATTATCAGTGGCATGTTTATCACTAGCAGCAAAAATGGAAGAATGTAGAGTTCCATCATTATCAGAGTTTCCAATTGAAGATTATTGCTTTGAAAATAAGGTAATTCAAAGAATGGAGTTGCTGATTTTGAATACTTTAGACTGGAAAATGGGTTCAATTACTCCTTTTTCTTATCTACATTACTTCATCAATAAACTTTATGGTCAATCTAGTCCAAAGGAAACCATTTCAAGAGCTGTGGAGCTTGTTCTTGCAGTGATTAAAG AGATTAGTTTAGTGGATTATCGACCATCGATTATTGCTGTTGCTGCAGTGTTAGCTGCATCTGATCATCCATTAACAAGACCAGAATTGGAGATCAAGATGAAAGTAATTTCATCATGGGGTTCTCTTGATAAT GAAAATATATATTCCTGTTATATTATAATGCAGGAAATTTCAATGGGAAAAATTAAGACACCAAAGGAATTGATATCTTCATCAATTCAATCTAATTCAGTTTCACTTGGTGGAGGTGGCATTAAAAGAAGACTCACATACAATGACAATGATCAAAATTGTCCATTAAAGAAAATTTCTCATCAGCCATAA
- the LOC126655650 gene encoding cyclin-D5-1-like isoform X1, translating into MSDFDHASLLCQEDEVSCFNETFQDLNSSYSSFVLESEEIEYIEKMVELETRNYSIHSSEDDDGYNCTETADFSWVKCARLDAIEWIFNTRAILGFHFHTAYLSVTYFDRFLSKRSIDDGKLWAIRLLSVACLSLAAKMEECRVPSLSEFPIEDYCFENKVIQRMELLILNTLDWKMGSITPFSYLHYFINKLYGQSSPKETISRAVELVLAVIKEISLVDYRPSIIAVAAVLAASDHPLTRPELEIKMKVISSWGSLDNQENIYSCYIIMQEISMGKIKTPKELISSSIQSNSVSLGGGGIKRRLTYNDNDQNCPLKKISHQP; encoded by the exons ATGTCTGATTTTGACCATGCTAGTCTTCTTTGTCAAGAAGATGAAGTTTCTTGTTTCAACGAAACTTTTCAAGATTTGAATTCTTCTTATTCTAGTTTTGTTTTGGAGAGTGAAGAGATTGAATATATTGAGAAAATGGTTGAATTAGAGACCAGAAATTATTCTATTCATTCTTCTGAAGATGATGATGGGTATAATTGCACGGAAACTGCTGATTTTAGCTGGGTTAAATGTGCCCGATTGGATGCAATTGAATGGATTTTCAAT ACAAGAGCAATCTTGGGATTTCATTTTCACACTGCTTATCTATCAGTGACTTACTTTGACCGCTTTCTTTCAAAGAGATCCATTGAT GATGGGAAATTATGGGCAATTAGATTATTATCAGTGGCATGTTTATCACTAGCAGCAAAAATGGAAGAATGTAGAGTTCCATCATTATCAGAGTTTCCAATTGAAGATTATTGCTTTGAAAATAAGGTAATTCAAAGAATGGAGTTGCTGATTTTGAATACTTTAGACTGGAAAATGGGTTCAATTACTCCTTTTTCTTATCTACATTACTTCATCAATAAACTTTATGGTCAATCTAGTCCAAAGGAAACCATTTCAAGAGCTGTGGAGCTTGTTCTTGCAGTGATTAAAG AGATTAGTTTAGTGGATTATCGACCATCGATTATTGCTGTTGCTGCAGTGTTAGCTGCATCTGATCATCCATTAACAAGACCAGAATTGGAGATCAAGATGAAAGTAATTTCATCATGGGGTTCTCTTGATAAT CAGGAAAATATATATTCCTGTTATATTATAATGCAGGAAATTTCAATGGGAAAAATTAAGACACCAAAGGAATTGATATCTTCATCAATTCAATCTAATTCAGTTTCACTTGGTGGAGGTGGCATTAAAAGAAGACTCACATACAATGACAATGATCAAAATTGTCCATTAAAGAAAATTTCTCATCAGCCATAA